Genomic segment of Pseudomonas sp. DY-1:
CGTTCGTCCACATGACCCTGAAGGTCGGTGCCGGCCGTGACCTGGAGACCCGGCGCAAGGTGGCCGACGAGCTGTTCGAGACGATCACCCGGCACTTCGCCGAGCTCCAGGCGCGTCGTCTGCTGGCCCTCTCCTTCGAGATGACCGAGCTGGATGCCGAGCTCAACTACAAGCTCAACAACGTGCATGCCTTCCTGAAGGGCCAGGGCGGCTGAAGTCGCCCCACCTTCCGCCGCTCTGCCTCATTCACAAAAAGTACAAGACCATGAGCACAGTCAATACTGCTTGTCCTGCCGACGCCGAAAACGCAGCCCGTGATGCGACCCATCGCGCCGTCACCTGGCGGCTGATGCCCCTGCTGCTGGTGTGTTACCTGTTCGCCCACCTTGACCGGATCAACATCGGCTTCGCCAAGATGCAGCTGAGCGCTGACCTGCAGTTCAGCGACACCGTCTACGGCCTCGGCGCCGGCCTGTTCTTCGTCGCCTACGCCCTGTTTGGCGTGCCCAGCAACCTCGCTCTGGAACGGGTCGGCCCGCGTCGCTGGATTGCCGTCCTGATGGTGGTCTGGGGCCTGTTGTCCACCGGCATGTTCCTGATCCAGGACGCCACCGGTTTCTACGCGCTGCGTTTCCTTCTTGGCGTGGCCGAGGCCGGTTTCTTCCCCGGCATCCTGGTTTACCTCAACCGCTGGTACCCAGCCCGCCGGCGCGCCCAGGTTACCGCCCTGTTCGCCATCGCCGTGCCAATGGCCGGGGTAATAGGGGGGCCGCTGTCTGGCGCCATACTCGAAGGCTTCCACGACCATCTTGGCCTGCGCGGCTGGCAGTGGATGTTCCTGCTCGAAGGTGCCCCGGTGATCCTCCTTGGCCTGGTTGTGTGGTTCAACCTGCCGGAGCGCTTTGATGCGGTTGCGTGGTTGAGCGAGGAACAGAAGCGCTGCTTGCGGGAGGACATGACGATCGAGGAGCAGCGCAAGCCCATCACCTCCTTCGCTGGCATCTTGCGCGATCGTTGGGTGTGGCTCCTGGTGGCCATCTACTTCGCAGTGATGCTGGCCGTTAATACCCTGGCCTTCTGGATGCCCACCCTGATCCACGGTGCCGGCGTCGCCCGCGACAGCCAGGTTGGCTTGCTCAGCGCCATACCCTATCTGGCGGGTGTTTGCTTCATGCTGGCCTGCGGCCGTTCCTCGGACCGCCACCGCGAGCGCCGCTGGCACCTGTGCGTGCCTCTACTGATGTGCGCCGCAGGCATTGCCCTCAGCGGGCTGCTACCTACCAGCACCGTCCCGGTGCTGGCCGGGCTGATTATCGCCGGCATGGGCGCCAGTGCTGCCCTGCCGATGTTCTGGCAGTTGCCGCCGGCCTTTCTCTCCATCCGCACCCAGGCTGCCGGAATCGGCTTGATCAGTTCCTTCGGCAGCATTGCCTCTTTCCTCGCGCCCTACCTGATCGGCTGGACGCGCGACACCACCCAGAGCGCCAGTCTCGCGCTGTTCGTCCTGGCCGTACTTATCGCCTTCGGCGCCGCGCTGGTGCTTCGCACTCCCGCCGATCTCGTCAATCCCCGCTAGAGAGACCCGTCATGCTCGACCCTACTCTGATCCAACAGGCCGCCGCTCGCCTCGACGCCGCCGAGCGCTCCCGCGAGCAGGTGCGTCAGTTCTCCCTCGACTACCCGTCCATCAGCATTGACGACGCCTACACCATCCAGCGCGCCTGGGTGGCGCAGAAAATCAAGGACGGCCGCAAGCTGGTGGGTCACAAGATTGGCCTCACCTCCCGCGCCATGCAGGTGTCGTCCAACATCACCGAGCCGGATTACGGCGCACTGCTGGACGACATGCTGTTCGAGGAAGGCAGCGACATTCCCTTCGAGCGCTTCATCGTCCCGCGTGTGGAGGTGGAGCTGGCCTTCATCCTCGGAAAGCCCCTGCGTGGCCCGAACTGCACCGTCTTCGACGTGCTGGAGGCCACCGAGTGGGTGATTCCAGCGCTGGAGATTATCGACGCGCGCATCCAGCAGGTGGACCCCGACACCAAGGTCACCCGCAAGGTGTTCGACACCATCTCCGATAACGCCGCCAACGCCGGCGTGGTGATGGGTGGGCGCGCCGTGCGCCCGACCGAGATCGACCTGCGCCGCGTGCCGGCAATCCTCTACCGCAATGGCGTGATCGAGGAATCCGGCGTTTCCGCCGCCGTGCTCAACCACCCGGCCAAGGGCGTGGCCTGGCTGGCCAATAAGCTGGCGCCCTACGACGTCACCCTGGAAGCCGGGCAGATCATCCTCGGCGGCTCCTTCACCCGTCCGGTGGCGGCCAATCCCGGCGACACCTTCCACGTCGACTACGACCAGCTGGGCTCTATCGCCTGCCGTTTCGTCTGACCACCACCCACCGTTGAACCGTAGGAGCGAGCTCTGCTCGCGAAGTGCCCGGGCAAAGAGCATTCGCCAGCAGAGCTGGCTCCTACATTTAATGCCTGCCAAGGAGTCCTCCATGGACCTGCCGATCAATACCTTCAAACAGCGCCTGCAATCCGGCCAGCCGCAGATCGGCCTCTGGCTGGGCCTGGCCGATGCCTACTGCGCGGAACTGGCGGCCAACGCTGGCTTCGACTGGCTGCTGCTGGACGGTGAACACGCCCCCAACGACCTGCGCAGTCTGCTCGCCCAGCTCCAGGCCATTGCGCCCTACCCGTCCCAGCCGATCATCCGTCCGCCCATCGGCGACACGGTGCTGATCAAGCAGCTACTGGACATAGGCGCCCAGACCCTGCTGGTGCCCATGGTGGAATCCGCCGAGCAGGCCGCCGAGCTGGTCCGAGCCATGCGCTACCCGCCGTTTGGCGTTCGGGGCGTGGGCAGCGCCCTGGCCCGAGCCTCCCGCTGGAACAGCATTCCCGGCTATCTGAATCACGCCGACGAGCAGATGTGCCTGCTGGTGCAGATCGAGAACCTCGACGGTCTGGCCAACCTGGATGTCATCGCTGCGGTGGAAGGCGTGGACGGTGTGTTCATTGGCCCGGCCGACCTCTCCGCCGCCATGGGGCATCGCGGTAACCCCGGTCACCCGGAGGTCCAGGCCGCCATCGAGGACGCCATCGTGCGCATCCGCAACGCCGGCAAGGCTGCCGGCATCCTCTCTGCCGACCAGGCCCTGGCGCGCCGCTACATCGAACTGGGCGCCGCCTTCGCCGCTGTTGGCGTGGATACCACGGTGCTGATGCGTGGCCTGCAGAGCCTGGCCGCGACTTTCAAGGGCACTGCGGCGCCGGTGAGCGGAGGCGGCGTGTATTGATTGCCCCGGTCATGACAGAAAGCCGGCTCAAGGAGCCGGCTTTCTTGTGCCTGTTTGTTGGCTCCGATAGGCGTGGAGTGCAGTCCCCATCGTAGGGTGCGCTGTGTGTTCAGCCGGGACACATGGCGCACCCTACGGCACCTGCCTCAACCTGCTGGTTCGCCGACTCGAAAGCCGACGACTGATGACCACGTCATCAGGAGCTGGTTTCACGCGCAAACGAAAATGGCGCCACTTGGGCGCCATTTTCACTGCACGGGTGCTCGATCAACCCAGCGCAATCACCGCCTTGAGCATGGCCTTGAAAGTCGACTGCTGCTCTTCGCTGAACTGCGCGAAGACCTTTTCCTGTTGCTCACGGGCGATACGCCAGAGTTCCTCCGCCTGCTGCACACCGAGCGGTGTCAGGACGTAGCGCTCATCGGAATCGACCACCATACCCTTGCGTTTGAGAATGGCCACGGCTTCCTCGATCTCGCGCATGGGCATTGCCACTTCACGCTGCAGGTCAGAGAGCCCCATGCCGGCGTCATTCTCCAGCACCATCAGCATCCGCGCCTCGCTGGTGCGCAGGCCGGTGGACAGCTGTTTCGGCTGGTAATCGGCCTGGTAGCCACGTACCGCCTGGGTCATCAGGTAGTAGAGGTTGTGCGCCAGGCGCCCCTGAAAAGCGCTGGAAGCGGGCTGGCCCTCGGACTTTCGAGTCATGCGGGTATGCGGCAGGACCATCGAATAGGCGCCCTGGTGATACAGCAGCGGCGAGCGACCGAAATCATCGAAACGGACCACCTTGCCGATGAGAATCCAGTGGTCGCCGCCTTCCACCCACTGGTGCATCTCGCATTCGAAACGCGCGGCGCAGTCGGGCAGCAGCGGCGCGCCACCAACGCCGGATTCCACCGCCACGCCCTCGAACTTGTCATCACGCGGGCGAGCGAACTGGTTGGACAAGTCGATCTGGTCGGCAGCGAGGATGTTCACCGCGAAATGGCTGGCCCGCTCGAACACGGCCAGGCTGCTGGAGCGCTTGTCGATGCTCCAGAGGATCAGCGGCGGCTCCAGCGACACCGAGTTGAAGCTGTTGGCGGTGACACCCACGCGAGTGCCATCAGGTGCAGTGGCGGTCACCACCGTGACACCGGTGGCGAAGTTGCCCAGGGCGCGACGGAAGGCACGGGAATCGAAGAGAGTTTCTTGAGAGGACATGACGCAACTCCTGGCGGCCGCCTTCCGGGACGGCCGCGCGTGAGTAGAGGATCGAGGCGGCGCGAGGCCGCCCCGCACGCAAGGGGATGGAGAGCCGGGCTCAGACCATGCTGGGGTCTGGCTCCAGCCCCATCAGCTCGCGGCCGAGGATTTGCGCGCAAACATCGTAGTCGGTGTAGGCATGGGCGCCGGTCATGTGGGAGTCGCGGAACAGGCGCTGCATTTCGTTGTTCTCGAACCAACTGGTACCGCCGGCGGCCTCGAACAGACGGTCCACGGCCTGGATGCACATCTTCACCGCGTAGGCCTGGTTGGTGCGCCAGAAGGCCAGGGTCTCACGGCTCGGGTACTGGTGGCGCTCACCGTGTTCGGCGTGCTCCTGCCAGGTCTTTTCCAGCAAGGCGCGGGCGGCGGCGACCTGGTGGGTGGATTCGGCCAGGCGCATCAGCGCCGGCGTGGCGGTTCCCACACTCACGCCGGTATAGGCGCGCACGCGGTTCTTCGTTTTCTCCTTGTAAGCCTCCAGCATGCGCTCGGCGATGCCCAGGCTGATGGCAGCAAAGCCGCTGGCAAAGTACGGACGGTAGGGTGCGTAGAAGATCTTGCTGTCCGGGTACAGGCCGAAGCCGTCGGAACGGCCCTCCATCATGTCCTTGGCCGCCTGGATGCGGTAGTTCGGCACGAAGGCGTCCCTGATGATCAGCGTCTTGGTTCCGCTGCCCTTCATGCCGGCGGCGTACCAGTCGTCGCGGATCTCGTAGTCGCTGCGCGGCAGTACGGCGAAGCAGTAGACCAGTTCGCCTTCGGTGCTCTTGCGGCGGCAGCCGACGATGGCCCACTCGGCATGGTCGCTACCACTGCTCCAGCCCATTTCGCCGCTGAACAGAACCCCGCCCTCGACCTCTTCCACCTTGCCGAATGGTGCGATGGAGCTGCTGGCAGTGGCGTCGGAATCCTCGCCCCAGACTTCCTCCTGCAGGCGTGCGGAGAACATCGCCAACTGATGGCTGTGGGTACACAGCAAACTGAAGGCCCAGGCAGTGCTGGCGCAGGCACCGGCCAGGGCAACCACGCAATCGGCGAACTCCGGCAGGGAGATTTCCATGCCGCCGTACTTCTTCGGTTGCAGCGCGCGGTGCAGGCCAATGCCCTTGAGGATGGCGATGTTCTCGTCCGGGACCTTGCGAAGCTGCTCGGCCCTGGCGGCGTTGGCTGCGATGGCCGGCAGGATCGCCCTGAGGTCATCGAGCAGTGGATTTGGCTTTTTCATGTCGAGGCCCTGCTTATTGTAAGTACTTGGAAAAGGCCAGGCGGATGGCTCATCTCGATGCGTAACGGCACGGGACGCCGGAGCCTGAAACGAGTAACCGAAGTGAATGCAGGGCGATTATGGGACGGGGCGTAGGCCCCAAAAATGGACGTTACGGTCTCTCGATTGCACTTTTCATGGCGCGCCGGGTGCATTGCACACCCGGCATATCCCCTAGGATGCCGTTGGTGCGATCAGGGCTTGATCTGCTTCAACTCGTTGAGCAATTCGAAGAGCTGCTTGAGCTTCGCCTCGCCGAACTGATCCTGGATCTTCTGGTAATTGGCTTCCATCCCCGAGCTCATGGAGACAAAGCACTGCTGGCCCTTTTCGGTGAGGTTCACCAACACACGGCGCTGGTCTTGCGGGGCCTTGCGGCGCACCACCATGCCATCACGCTCCAGACGCGCCAGCACGCCGGTCATGCTCGGCTTGAGGATGCAGGCAAGGTCGGCAAGCTGGTAACTCTCCAGTTCACCGTGCTGGCGCAGCAGGCGGATCACCCGCCATTGCTGTTCGGTCAGGTCGTGCTGGTTGAGCAGGGGACGGAAGAAACTCATGGTCGCTTCGCGCGCCTGCAACAGGGTGAGGGTCAGGGAGGGGCGGGTTTCGGGCATGGCGGCTGTGGTCCGGGAAGTATCGTGAATATTTTAACGAAAATATCCCCGGCACTGCAGCCCGGCAAGTGGAGCGGGCGGACGTCCGACGTCCGCCCGTTGACGCATCAGGCCTCTTCAAAGCTCAGTTCAGGTGGTTGGCGTCGGAAGCCACCGGTCAACCAGCCGAGGTAGATCACCCCCAGCGCCAGCCAGGAGAGGCCGAGGATGATTGCCAGGTGGTCCAGGCTGACCATCAGCCAGAGGGTCGCCACCATACCTGTCAGCGGGAACAGCAGGAACTGCACCAGCTCGCGCGGGCCGCGGCGATCACCGTTGAGCCAGTAGTGGAATATCACCGATAGGTTCACCAG
This window contains:
- a CDS encoding 5-carboxymethyl-2-hydroxymuconate Delta-isomerase, translated to MPHFIAEYTHNIETEADLPGLFEKVHACLGASGVFPLGGIRSRAIRLDTWRMADGKHDYAFVHMTLKVGAGRDLETRRKVADELFETITRHFAELQARRLLALSFEMTELDAELNYKLNNVHAFLKGQGG
- a CDS encoding MFS transporter; translated protein: MSTVNTACPADAENAARDATHRAVTWRLMPLLLVCYLFAHLDRINIGFAKMQLSADLQFSDTVYGLGAGLFFVAYALFGVPSNLALERVGPRRWIAVLMVVWGLLSTGMFLIQDATGFYALRFLLGVAEAGFFPGILVYLNRWYPARRRAQVTALFAIAVPMAGVIGGPLSGAILEGFHDHLGLRGWQWMFLLEGAPVILLGLVVWFNLPERFDAVAWLSEEQKRCLREDMTIEEQRKPITSFAGILRDRWVWLLVAIYFAVMLAVNTLAFWMPTLIHGAGVARDSQVGLLSAIPYLAGVCFMLACGRSSDRHRERRWHLCVPLLMCAAGIALSGLLPTSTVPVLAGLIIAGMGASAALPMFWQLPPAFLSIRTQAAGIGLISSFGSIASFLAPYLIGWTRDTTQSASLALFVLAVLIAFGAALVLRTPADLVNPR
- the hpaH gene encoding 2-oxo-hept-4-ene-1,7-dioate hydratase; the protein is MLDPTLIQQAAARLDAAERSREQVRQFSLDYPSISIDDAYTIQRAWVAQKIKDGRKLVGHKIGLTSRAMQVSSNITEPDYGALLDDMLFEEGSDIPFERFIVPRVEVELAFILGKPLRGPNCTVFDVLEATEWVIPALEIIDARIQQVDPDTKVTRKVFDTISDNAANAGVVMGGRAVRPTEIDLRRVPAILYRNGVIEESGVSAAVLNHPAKGVAWLANKLAPYDVTLEAGQIILGGSFTRPVAANPGDTFHVDYDQLGSIACRFV
- the hpaI gene encoding 4-hydroxy-2-oxoheptanedioate aldolase, giving the protein MDLPINTFKQRLQSGQPQIGLWLGLADAYCAELAANAGFDWLLLDGEHAPNDLRSLLAQLQAIAPYPSQPIIRPPIGDTVLIKQLLDIGAQTLLVPMVESAEQAAELVRAMRYPPFGVRGVGSALARASRWNSIPGYLNHADEQMCLLVQIENLDGLANLDVIAAVEGVDGVFIGPADLSAAMGHRGNPGHPEVQAAIEDAIVRIRNAGKAAGILSADQALARRYIELGAAFAAVGVDTTVLMRGLQSLAATFKGTAAPVSGGGVY
- a CDS encoding p-hydroxyphenylacetate 3-hydroxylase reductase component; amino-acid sequence: MSSQETLFDSRAFRRALGNFATGVTVVTATAPDGTRVGVTANSFNSVSLEPPLILWSIDKRSSSLAVFERASHFAVNILAADQIDLSNQFARPRDDKFEGVAVESGVGGAPLLPDCAARFECEMHQWVEGGDHWILIGKVVRFDDFGRSPLLYHQGAYSMVLPHTRMTRKSEGQPASSAFQGRLAHNLYYLMTQAVRGYQADYQPKQLSTGLRTSEARMLMVLENDAGMGLSDLQREVAMPMREIEEAVAILKRKGMVVDSDERYVLTPLGVQQAEELWRIAREQQEKVFAQFSEEQQSTFKAMLKAVIALG
- a CDS encoding p-hydroxyphenylacetate 3-hydroxylase oxygenase component, which encodes MKKPNPLLDDLRAILPAIAANAARAEQLRKVPDENIAILKGIGLHRALQPKKYGGMEISLPEFADCVVALAGACASTAWAFSLLCTHSHQLAMFSARLQEEVWGEDSDATASSSIAPFGKVEEVEGGVLFSGEMGWSSGSDHAEWAIVGCRRKSTEGELVYCFAVLPRSDYEIRDDWYAAGMKGSGTKTLIIRDAFVPNYRIQAAKDMMEGRSDGFGLYPDSKIFYAPYRPYFASGFAAISLGIAERMLEAYKEKTKNRVRAYTGVSVGTATPALMRLAESTHQVAAARALLEKTWQEHAEHGERHQYPSRETLAFWRTNQAYAVKMCIQAVDRLFEAAGGTSWFENNEMQRLFRDSHMTGAHAYTDYDVCAQILGRELMGLEPDPSMV
- the hpaR gene encoding homoprotocatechuate degradation operon regulator HpaR translates to MPETRPSLTLTLLQAREATMSFFRPLLNQHDLTEQQWRVIRLLRQHGELESYQLADLACILKPSMTGVLARLERDGMVVRRKAPQDQRRVLVNLTEKGQQCFVSMSSGMEANYQKIQDQFGEAKLKQLFELLNELKQIKP